GCCCTTAATGAAGCGCTAGACTATGAAATGTCCAAGGATCCAAAGGTTGTTGTGATGGGTGAAGACGTGGGAAGATATGGAGGTATCTTTGGTGTTACAAAGGGACTCATTGATAAGTATGGGGAGGAAAGAGTTAAAGATACACCCATAGCAGAAAGCGGATTTATAGGAACAGGAGTAGGAGCCGCTGCGGCAGGTTTGTTAAGGCCTGTTGTGGAGCTAATGTTCATAGACTTTCTTGGGGTAGCATATGATCAGATTTACAACCAAGCGGCTAAAATGAAGTACATGTTTGGAGGAAAGGCCAAGATTCCAATAGTGATTAGAACAGTCTCTGGAGCAGGAGCAAGCGCTGCAGCACAACACTCTCAATCGTTGCATGCGCTCTTCATCCATGTCCCAGGATTAAAGGTGGTTATGCCCTCCACTCCATATGATGCCAAGGGGTTGCTAATATCTTCAATTGAAGATGATGATCCAGTGATTTTCATCGAGCATAAGATGCTCTATGGAATTAAAGGGCCGGTTCCAGAGGAAGCCTATTCAATTCCTCTTGGTGAGGCTGATGTTAAGAAAGAGGGAAAAGACGTCACAGTTGTAGCAACAGCTTTAATGGTTCACAGAGCCCTAGAAGTTGCGAACAAACTTGAAGAGGAGGGAATAAGCGTTGAGGTCATCGATCCAAGAACTCTTGTACCGTTAGATGCCGAAACTATTCTCAATTCCATAAAGAAAACTGGAAAGCTTGTTGTAGTGGATGAGGCCTATCCAAGGTGCAGCTTTGCTACGGATATAGCAGCCTTAGCCGTTAGTAAAGCTTTTGAGAGCTTAAAAGCTCCAGTTAAGCTTGTTACAGCTCCAGCTACACCAGTTCCCTTCAGCCCAGCTCTAGAAAAAGAGTGGATGCCAAGTACGGAGAAAATTGAAAAGGCAATTCGGGAGATTCTTTGACTTTTAATTTTATTCTATAGACATTTTAAACCTCGTATATCTCTGTTTCCATCCTTTTTGCTTTTTCTACATAAACTCTCTTGAAGCGTACCTTATTGTATGAAATAATTGCTATTATTGCATAGGGATCGCATTTTCCACCAAGCAAGTGTCCTCCATAGACATTATTGTTTTTATCTGCAATGCTTACATGGAGATGGGCTCTTGGAGCAGTTTCTTGGAGATATCCTGTTATCGAGACTATTTCATAGATTCCTTCAAATTTTTTCCGCATATATCCAGTACCAGTGTAATACCCTATTTCTAAATCTTTTAGCATTCCAATACCTGAGATAATCATCCCGGCTTTGATGTTTTCGTTTTCTGCAACTTTTGTTAATCCATTTAGAAGATCTTCGTCTCTTTCTAGTTTTACTATCAAGTACTCATTATCTCTCTTAATGTACATTATAGAAGCCCCCTAAAGCATAAATAAAAATAATTAAAAATTCAAAAAACTCATTCTTCTTCTAAAACAGTTACTATACCATTTATTCCATCCAAGCGCACTTTCATACCATCTTTGAGCATCCTGGTAGCTATTCTTGTACTCACTACACAGGGGATACCAAATTCTCTTGAAACTATTGCTGGGTGAGAGGACAGTCCTCCACTGTTTGTTATTACTCCCTTTATTTTTGGATATACTGAAATCCATGCTGGGCTTGTTATGTCACAAACAAGAATGTCTCCATCTTCAACTTTGTCGAATTCATGTGGTCCCTCTACTACTTTAACGACTCCTTCTATTACCTTTGGTGCTCCTGCTGCGAGACCTTTTAAGATTTTGGCCTTACCAGTCTTTGCAAGTTCATATGTTTCTTTTTCTTGTTGTAGTTTTTCAAGGCTCCATCCCCATAGTCCCTGCTTGTATGGCTCTTCTTTGATGGACCATTCTGTAATTGTACCTACATAAGGAGCTGGGATAATTTCTTTAGCTTTTTCTCTTTCTTCTTTCCTCTGCTTGACTAAAGCTTTGGCATCAATTTCTGAGGGATCTGCAAATAGTGTTCTTATCTCATCATACTTCAGGTAAAGTATGTCGTAGGGCTCTTCTAACAGGCCTTCTTTTACAAACTTCTTTCCTAACTCTCTAAGTACGTATTTTGCAGCTGCGTTTGTTTGTTGGTCAATGTAGAAGTGGTGGTTTGGTGTTAGTGGTGCCATTCTAATAGCCCTCTCCATTTTC
This genomic stretch from Thermococcus sp. EP1 harbors:
- a CDS encoding alpha-ketoacid dehydrogenase subunit beta — protein: MAVVREITFAEALNEALDYEMSKDPKVVVMGEDVGRYGGIFGVTKGLIDKYGEERVKDTPIAESGFIGTGVGAAAAGLLRPVVELMFIDFLGVAYDQIYNQAAKMKYMFGGKAKIPIVIRTVSGAGASAAAQHSQSLHALFIHVPGLKVVMPSTPYDAKGLLISSIEDDDPVIFIEHKMLYGIKGPVPEEAYSIPLGEADVKKEGKDVTVVATALMVHRALEVANKLEEEGISVEVIDPRTLVPLDAETILNSIKKTGKLVVVDEAYPRCSFATDIAALAVSKAFESLKAPVKLVTAPATPVPFSPALEKEWMPSTEKIEKAIREIL
- a CDS encoding PPC domain-containing DNA-binding protein, with product MYIKRDNEYLIVKLERDEDLLNGLTKVAENENIKAGMIISGIGMLKDLEIGYYTGTGYMRKKFEGIYEIVSITGYLQETAPRAHLHVSIADKNNNVYGGHLLGGKCDPYAIIAIISYNKVRFKRVYVEKAKRMETEIYEV
- a CDS encoding PEP-utilizing enzyme; its protein translation is KMERAIRMAPLTPNHHFYIDQQTNAAAKYVLRELGKKFVKEGLLEEPYDILYLKYDEIRTLFADPSEIDAKALVKQRKEEREKAKEIIPAPYVGTITEWSIKEEPYKQGLWGWSLEKLQQEKETYELAKTGKAKILKGLAAGAPKVIEGVVKVVEGPHEFDKVEDGDILVCDITSPAWISVYPKIKGVITNSGGLSSHPAIVSREFGIPCVVSTRIATRMLKDGMKVRLDGINGIVTVLEEE